A genome region from Triticum aestivum cultivar Chinese Spring chromosome 2B, IWGSC CS RefSeq v2.1, whole genome shotgun sequence includes the following:
- the LOC123045440 gene encoding succinate dehydrogenase subunit 5, mitochondrial has translation MAAALRSSSAAAVHRFLRISRSTLSTLPYASRPATVPPFSPSITAISGGYNAFSWNFRRLLSSNEKHMPAMSDPQIESALKDLMAASWSELPHSLVEEAKKTVSKSTDDAAGQEALKNVFRAAEACEEFGGVLVTLRMALDDLCGLTGENVGPLPGYVEDAVKSTYNRYMTYLESFGPDEHFLRKKVENELGTKMIHLKMRCSGIGSEWGKITLIGTSGISGSYVELRA, from the exons ATGGCCGCCGCCCTCCGCTCCTCTTCCGCTGCCGCCGTGCACCGCTTCCTCCGCATCTCCCGGTCCACCTTGTCAACGCTCCCGTACGCCTCACGTCCTGCTACGGTGCCGCCTTTCTCTCCCTCGATCACCGCCATCTCAG GTGGCTACAATGCTTTCTCATGGAACTTCAGGCGCTTGCTCAGTTCAAATGAAAAACATATGCCTGCAATGTCTGACCCACAAATTGAATCTGCTCTTAAGGATTTGATGGCTGCGAGCTGGAGTGAACTTCCACATTCTCTTGTAGAGGAAGCAAAGAAAACAGTATCCAAATCCACTGATGATGCAGCAGGTCAAGAGGCTTTGAAAAATGTATTTCGTGCAGctgaggcatgtgaagaatttggtgGAGTTTTAGTTACCCTAAGAATGGCCCTGGATGATCTTTGTGGTCTAACAGGCGAG AACGTGGGCCCTTTGCCTGGTTATGTAGAAGATGCTGTTAAGTCCACATATAATAGGTACATGACATATCTGGAATCCTTTGGGCCTGATGAACATTTTCTACGAAAGAAGGTGGAAAATGAGTTGGGTACCAAAATGATTCACCTTAAAATGAGATGCAGTGGCATAGGATCCGAGTGGGGAAAG ATCACCCTGATAGGTACCTCAGGGATCTCTGGGTCCTATGTTGAGCTAAGGGCGTGA